In one Rhea pennata isolate bPtePen1 chromosome 17, bPtePen1.pri, whole genome shotgun sequence genomic region, the following are encoded:
- the EIF4ENIF1 gene encoding eukaryotic translation initiation factor 4E transporter isoform X1, translated as MVKGFEVAMDKRGGVTETENGDAFHELNRITTKYPHRYTKEELLDIKERPYSKQRPSCLSEKYDSDGVWDPEKWHASLYPSSGRTSPVESFKKDLDSDRTSLMRRIVDPRERVKEDDLDVVLSPQRRSFGGGCYVTAAVGSRRAGSPLEKENDGVRVIGGRRIGSGRIISSRNFDKDHRGGEKDIRDSRDARDRDRDRDYKDKRFRREFGDSKRVFGERRRNDSYTEEEPEWFSAGPTSQSETIELTGFDDKILEEDHKGRKRTRRRTASLKEGIECNGGVAEEDEVQAVIANETPADQEVPREAVLQEPAPGEFDFNEFFNLDKSVPGLASMIEDVLGEGSVSASRFSRWFSNPSRSGSRSSSLRSTPHEELERLAGLEQAILSPGQNSGNYFAPIPLEDHSENKVDILEMLQKAKVDLKPLLSSLSANKEKLRESTHSGVVLSVEEVEAGLKGLKMDQEGKIATPFMAEQMEEALNVAGSRQIKKDGDMTAFNKLVSSMKASGTLPSQPKVNSLESHLMSPPEMTGQPLSKNILQELLGPPITRPASSNVLSGLIGGLEPAASLLGQRAPSPPIPQVFPTRAASADYLRHRISSPIGFGQGSQQLLGDPFPGVRKPMSPVAAQISPLEIQQAALEGLALPHDLAIQAANFYQHGFGKPQMDKSRDGYRNRQQRVTKSPAPGHRGSASSPAPTASITSMLSPSFTPTSVIRKMYESKEKSKEEPISGKLKVNDVKDENQRPNEATDNLLSSSVENADQETLPTLGTKLPALQRSACSTPLTQANRCTKEQDYRPKSTGRKTPTMASPVSGGPFLRPVHQVPLVPHVPIVRPAHQLHPGLVQRMLAQGVHPQHLPLLQAGMLPPGVDLSHLQGISAPILGQPFYPLPSASHHILNPRSGTPLQLAMMQQQLQRSGTGAQGSPVGVQTTPQNVPSRTGLSHGHTQLDHRPSQRSGSPIGLAKWFGSDVLQQPLPSMPSKVISVDELEYRQ; from the exons ATGGTCAAAGGCTTTGAAGTAGCCATGGATAAAAGAGGAGGTgtaacagaaactgaaaatggaGATGCTTTCCATGAATTGAACAGAATTACAACGAAATACCCACATCGTTACACAAAA GAGGAATTGCTGGATATTAAAGAGCGTCCCTACTCTAAGCAAAGACCTTCTTGTCTTTCTGAGAAATATGACAG TGATGGTGTCTGGGATCCAGAGAAGTGGCATGCCTCTTTATATCCGAGTTCAGGAAGAACTTCACCAGTGGAAAGCTTCAAAAAAGATTTGGATTCAGATCGAACTTCTCTTATGCGTAGGATAGTAG ATCCAAGGGAGCGAGTGAAAGAAGATGACTTGGATGTAGTCTTAAGTCCACAGAGGCGAAGCTTTGGAGGAGGCTGCTATGTAACTGCAGCTGTTGGCTCACGTCGAGCAGGGAGCCcattagaaaaagagaatgatGGTGTCCGTGTTATTGGTGGCCGCAGGATTGGCAGCGGAAGAATTATCTCTTCTCGTAACTTTGATAAAGACCATCGGGGTGGTGAAAAAGACATACGTGATTCTAGAGATGCAAGAGACAGAGATCGTGACAGGGACTACAAAGATAAACGTTTCagg AGGGAATTTGGTGACAGCAAACGTGTTTTTGGAGAACGAAGAAGAAATGATTCTTACACTGAAGAGGAACCAGAGTGGTTTTCTGCTGGTCCCACGAGTCAGTCTGAAACCATTGAGCTCACAGGCTTCGATGATAAAATTTTGGAAGAAGATCACAAAGGGAGAAAACGTACAAGACGACGCACAGCCTCGTTAAAAGAAG gGATAGAATGTAATGGTGGAGTGGCAGAAGAGGATGAAGTGCAGGCTGTCATTGCCAATGAAACTCCAGCTGATCAAGAGGTTCCTAGGGAAGCTGTCTTACAAGAACCAGCTCCAGGAGAGTTTGACTTCAATGAGTTCTTTAACTTGGATAAAAGTGTTCCTGGGTTGGCTTCG ATGATAGAGGATGTGCTGGGGGAAGGCTCAGTGTCTGCCAGCAGGTTCAGCAGGTGGTTTTCTAATCCTAGTCGTTCTGGAAGTCGGTCGAGCAGCTTGAGATCTACACCACATGAAGAACTGGAGAGGCTTGCAG GTCTAGAGCAAGCCATTCTCTCCCCTGGTCAGAACTCTGGAAACTACTTTGCTCCCATTCCATTGGAAGACcactctgaaaacaaagtggACATCCTAGAAATGCTACAGAAAGCCAAAGTGGACTTAAAACCTCTCCTCTCGAGTCTTTCAGCCAACAAGGAAAAGCTTAGAGAGAGCA CACATTCAGGAGTTGTACTTTCAGTAGAAGAAGTAGAAGCTGGGCTAAAAGGACTGAAAATGGATCAAGAGGGAAAAATTGCTACCCCATTTATGGCAGAGCAAATGGAGGAAGCATTGAATGTAGCTGGTTCCAGACAGATCAAGAAAGATGGAGATATGACTGCATTTAACAAGCTGGTCAGCAGCATGAAGGCAAGTGGGACTCTACCTTCGCAGCCCAAAGTCAAT AGCCTTGAAAGCCACTTGATGTCACCTCCTGAGATGACAGGCCAGCCTCTATCAAAGAATATTCTGCAG GAACTTCTTGGTCCACCTATTACCAGACCTGCTTCATCAAATGTCTTAAGTGGCCTGATAGGTGGTTTGGAACCTGCAGCCTCTTTGCTGGGACAAAGAGCACCTTCTCCTCCTATCCCACAGGTGTTTCCAACTCGAGCTGCTTCTGCAGATTATCTGCGCCATCGAATATCTTCACCCATTG GTTTCGGACAAGGTTCTCAGCAATTGCTTGGTGATCCATTTCCAGGTGTAAGGAAGCCTATGAGCCCAGTTGCTGCGCAG ATAAGTCCCTTGGAGATACAGCAAGCTGCATTAGAGGGACTAGCATTACCACATGACTTAGCCATACAGGCAGCAAACTTCTACCAGCATGGCTTTGGTAAACCACAAATGGACAAGAGTAGAGATGGCTACAGGAACAG GCAGCAGCGAGTGACTAAGTCACCTGCACCAGGACACAGAGGGAGTGCATCTTCTCCAGCCCCTACAGCATCCATTACTAGCATG CTGTCTCCCTCCTTTACACCTACCTCAGTGATTCGCAAGATGTATgagagcaaggaaaaaagtaaagaggAGCCAATTTCTGGGAAACTGAAAGTCAACGATGTTAAAGATGAAAATCAGAGGCCAAATGAAG CTACAGATAACCTACTGTCTAGTTCTGTGGAGAATGCAGATCAAGAAACTTTGCCCACCTTAGGTACCAAACTACCTGCACTGCAACGCTCTGCATGTTCCACACCTCTTACTCAAGCAAATCGTTGCACCAAAGAGCAAGACTACAGGCCTAAATCAACTGGTAGAAAGACTCCTACAATGGCCTCCCCAGTATCAGGAGGCCCTTTCCTCCGTCCTGTTCATCAAGTACCCCTTGTTCCCCATGTACCAATTGTACGACCTGCTCATCAACTGCATCCAGGATTGGTCCAGAGAATGCTGGCCCAGGGGGTTCATCCACAACATCTTCCTCTACTGCAAGCAG GTATGCTTCCTCCTGGAGTGGACCTGTCTCACTTGCAGGGAATATCTGCTCCCATCCTTGGTCAACCTTTTTATCCACTACCATCAGCCAGCCATCACATCTTAAATCCACGCTCTGGGACACCTTTGCAGCTAGCAATGATGCAACAGCAGCTACAGCGATCAG GCACCGGAGCACAGGGATCACCTGTTGGTGTGCAAACCACCCCCCAAAATGTGCCGTCTCGGACTGGATTATCTCATGGGCACACACAGCTTGACCATCGCCCCAGCCAGAGAAGTGGCTCTCCCATTGGCCTTGCAAAATGGTTTGGTTCAGATGTCttgcagcagcctctccctTCCATGCCATCCAAAGTCATCAGTGTAGATGAACTGGAATATCGGCAGTGA
- the EIF4ENIF1 gene encoding eukaryotic translation initiation factor 4E transporter isoform X2, translating to MVKGFEVAMDKRGGVTETENGDAFHELNRITTKYPHRYTKEELLDIKERPYSKQRPSCLSEKYDSDGVWDPEKWHASLYPSSGRTSPVESFKKDLDSDRTSLMRRIVDPRERVKEDDLDVVLSPQRRSFGGGCYVTAAVGSRRAGSPLEKENDGVRVIGGRRIGSGRIISSRNFDKDHRGGEKDIRDSRDARDRDRDRDYKDKRFRREFGDSKRVFGERRRNDSYTEEEPEWFSAGPTSQSETIELTGFDDKILEEDHKGRKRTRRRTASLKEGIECNGGVAEEDEVQAVIANETPADQEVPREAVLQEPAPGEFDFNEFFNLDKSVPGLASMIEDVLGEGSVSASRFSRWFSNPSRSGSRSSSLRSTPHEELERLAGLEQAILSPGQNSGNYFAPIPLEDHSENKVDILEMLQKAKVDLKPLLSSLSANKEKLRESTHSGVVLSVEEVEAGLKGLKMDQEGKIATPFMAEQMEEALNVAGSRQIKKDGDMTAFNKLVSSMKASGTLPSQPKVNSLESHLMSPPEMTGQPLSKNILQELLGPPITRPASSNVLSGLIGGLEPAASLLGQRAPSPPIPQVFPTRAASADYLRHRISSPIGFGQGSQQLLGDPFPGVRKPMSPVAAQISPLEIQQAALEGLALPHDLAIQAANFYQHGFGKPQMDKSRDGYRNRQQRVTKSPAPGHRGSASSPAPTASITSMLSPSFTPTSVIRKMYESKEKSKEEPISGKLKVNDVKDENQRPNEGTKLPALQRSACSTPLTQANRCTKEQDYRPKSTGRKTPTMASPVSGGPFLRPVHQVPLVPHVPIVRPAHQLHPGLVQRMLAQGVHPQHLPLLQAGMLPPGVDLSHLQGISAPILGQPFYPLPSASHHILNPRSGTPLQLAMMQQQLQRSGTGAQGSPVGVQTTPQNVPSRTGLSHGHTQLDHRPSQRSGSPIGLAKWFGSDVLQQPLPSMPSKVISVDELEYRQ from the exons ATGGTCAAAGGCTTTGAAGTAGCCATGGATAAAAGAGGAGGTgtaacagaaactgaaaatggaGATGCTTTCCATGAATTGAACAGAATTACAACGAAATACCCACATCGTTACACAAAA GAGGAATTGCTGGATATTAAAGAGCGTCCCTACTCTAAGCAAAGACCTTCTTGTCTTTCTGAGAAATATGACAG TGATGGTGTCTGGGATCCAGAGAAGTGGCATGCCTCTTTATATCCGAGTTCAGGAAGAACTTCACCAGTGGAAAGCTTCAAAAAAGATTTGGATTCAGATCGAACTTCTCTTATGCGTAGGATAGTAG ATCCAAGGGAGCGAGTGAAAGAAGATGACTTGGATGTAGTCTTAAGTCCACAGAGGCGAAGCTTTGGAGGAGGCTGCTATGTAACTGCAGCTGTTGGCTCACGTCGAGCAGGGAGCCcattagaaaaagagaatgatGGTGTCCGTGTTATTGGTGGCCGCAGGATTGGCAGCGGAAGAATTATCTCTTCTCGTAACTTTGATAAAGACCATCGGGGTGGTGAAAAAGACATACGTGATTCTAGAGATGCAAGAGACAGAGATCGTGACAGGGACTACAAAGATAAACGTTTCagg AGGGAATTTGGTGACAGCAAACGTGTTTTTGGAGAACGAAGAAGAAATGATTCTTACACTGAAGAGGAACCAGAGTGGTTTTCTGCTGGTCCCACGAGTCAGTCTGAAACCATTGAGCTCACAGGCTTCGATGATAAAATTTTGGAAGAAGATCACAAAGGGAGAAAACGTACAAGACGACGCACAGCCTCGTTAAAAGAAG gGATAGAATGTAATGGTGGAGTGGCAGAAGAGGATGAAGTGCAGGCTGTCATTGCCAATGAAACTCCAGCTGATCAAGAGGTTCCTAGGGAAGCTGTCTTACAAGAACCAGCTCCAGGAGAGTTTGACTTCAATGAGTTCTTTAACTTGGATAAAAGTGTTCCTGGGTTGGCTTCG ATGATAGAGGATGTGCTGGGGGAAGGCTCAGTGTCTGCCAGCAGGTTCAGCAGGTGGTTTTCTAATCCTAGTCGTTCTGGAAGTCGGTCGAGCAGCTTGAGATCTACACCACATGAAGAACTGGAGAGGCTTGCAG GTCTAGAGCAAGCCATTCTCTCCCCTGGTCAGAACTCTGGAAACTACTTTGCTCCCATTCCATTGGAAGACcactctgaaaacaaagtggACATCCTAGAAATGCTACAGAAAGCCAAAGTGGACTTAAAACCTCTCCTCTCGAGTCTTTCAGCCAACAAGGAAAAGCTTAGAGAGAGCA CACATTCAGGAGTTGTACTTTCAGTAGAAGAAGTAGAAGCTGGGCTAAAAGGACTGAAAATGGATCAAGAGGGAAAAATTGCTACCCCATTTATGGCAGAGCAAATGGAGGAAGCATTGAATGTAGCTGGTTCCAGACAGATCAAGAAAGATGGAGATATGACTGCATTTAACAAGCTGGTCAGCAGCATGAAGGCAAGTGGGACTCTACCTTCGCAGCCCAAAGTCAAT AGCCTTGAAAGCCACTTGATGTCACCTCCTGAGATGACAGGCCAGCCTCTATCAAAGAATATTCTGCAG GAACTTCTTGGTCCACCTATTACCAGACCTGCTTCATCAAATGTCTTAAGTGGCCTGATAGGTGGTTTGGAACCTGCAGCCTCTTTGCTGGGACAAAGAGCACCTTCTCCTCCTATCCCACAGGTGTTTCCAACTCGAGCTGCTTCTGCAGATTATCTGCGCCATCGAATATCTTCACCCATTG GTTTCGGACAAGGTTCTCAGCAATTGCTTGGTGATCCATTTCCAGGTGTAAGGAAGCCTATGAGCCCAGTTGCTGCGCAG ATAAGTCCCTTGGAGATACAGCAAGCTGCATTAGAGGGACTAGCATTACCACATGACTTAGCCATACAGGCAGCAAACTTCTACCAGCATGGCTTTGGTAAACCACAAATGGACAAGAGTAGAGATGGCTACAGGAACAG GCAGCAGCGAGTGACTAAGTCACCTGCACCAGGACACAGAGGGAGTGCATCTTCTCCAGCCCCTACAGCATCCATTACTAGCATG CTGTCTCCCTCCTTTACACCTACCTCAGTGATTCGCAAGATGTATgagagcaaggaaaaaagtaaagaggAGCCAATTTCTGGGAAACTGAAAGTCAACGATGTTAAAGATGAAAATCAGAGGCCAAATGAAG GTACCAAACTACCTGCACTGCAACGCTCTGCATGTTCCACACCTCTTACTCAAGCAAATCGTTGCACCAAAGAGCAAGACTACAGGCCTAAATCAACTGGTAGAAAGACTCCTACAATGGCCTCCCCAGTATCAGGAGGCCCTTTCCTCCGTCCTGTTCATCAAGTACCCCTTGTTCCCCATGTACCAATTGTACGACCTGCTCATCAACTGCATCCAGGATTGGTCCAGAGAATGCTGGCCCAGGGGGTTCATCCACAACATCTTCCTCTACTGCAAGCAG GTATGCTTCCTCCTGGAGTGGACCTGTCTCACTTGCAGGGAATATCTGCTCCCATCCTTGGTCAACCTTTTTATCCACTACCATCAGCCAGCCATCACATCTTAAATCCACGCTCTGGGACACCTTTGCAGCTAGCAATGATGCAACAGCAGCTACAGCGATCAG GCACCGGAGCACAGGGATCACCTGTTGGTGTGCAAACCACCCCCCAAAATGTGCCGTCTCGGACTGGATTATCTCATGGGCACACACAGCTTGACCATCGCCCCAGCCAGAGAAGTGGCTCTCCCATTGGCCTTGCAAAATGGTTTGGTTCAGATGTCttgcagcagcctctccctTCCATGCCATCCAAAGTCATCAGTGTAGATGAACTGGAATATCGGCAGTGA
- the DRG1 gene encoding developmentally-regulated GTP-binding protein 1 encodes MSGTLAKIAEIEAEMARTQKNKATAHHLGLLKARLAKLRRELITPKGGGGGGPGEGFDVAKTGDARIGFVGFPSVGKSTLLSNLAGVYSEVAAYEFTTLTTVPGVIRYKGAKIQLLDLPGIIEGAKDGKGRGRQVIAVARTCNLILIVLDVLKPLGHKKIIENELEGFGIRLNSKPPNIGFKKKDKGGINLTATCPQSELDTETVKSILAEYKIHNADVTLRSDATADDLIDVVEGNRVYIPCIYVLNKIDQISIEELDIIYKVPHCVPISAHHRWNFDDLLEKIWDYLKLVRIYTKPKGQLPDYTSPVVLPYCKTTVEDFCMKIHKNLIKDFKYALVWGSSVKHNPQKVGKDHTLEDEDVIQIVKK; translated from the exons ATGAGCGGCACCTTGGCGAAGATCGCGGAGATAGAGGCCGAG ATGGCCCGCACGCAGAAGAACAAGGCCACGGCTCACCACCTGGGGCTGCTGAAGGCCCGCCTGGCCAAGCTGCGCCGGGAGCTCATCACCCCcaagggcggcggcggcggcggccccggcgaAG GTTTTGATGTTGCAAAGACAGGTGATGCCCGAATTGGATTTGTGGGTTTTCCATCAGTGGGAAAATCTACTCTTCTAAGTAATCTTGCTGGTGTGTACTCTGAAGTGGCAGCATATGAATTCACAACACTGACTACTGTACCTGGGGTCATTAGATATAAAGGTGCAAAAATTCAG ctTCTTGATCTCCCAGGAATAATAGAAGGTGCCAAGGATGGGAAAGGCAGAGGACGGCAAGTCATTGCAG TTGCTCGAACCTGTAACCTCATTCTAATTGTTCTGGATGTGTTGAAACCCCTTGGGCACAAGAAAATTATTGAGAATGAACTGGAGGGATTTGGAATACGTCTGAATAGTAAGCCCCCCAATATTGGCTTCAAAAAAAAGGATAAAGGTGGCATTAACCTAACAGCCACG tGTCCTCAGAGCGAGCTGGATACTGAAACAGTGAAGAGCATCTTAGCAGAATATAAAATTCACAATGCTGATGTCACACTGCGCAGCGATGCCACTGCTGACGACCTGATTGACGTTGTTGAAGGAAACAG gGTTTACATCCCATGCATTTATGTCCTGAATAAAATTGACCAGATATCCATTGAGGAACTAGATATTATTTACAAAGTACCCCACTGTGTACCAATATCTGCTCATCATCGCTGGAACTTTGATGATTTACTAGAGAAGATTTGGGACTACTTGAAGCTAGTACGAAT CTACACAAAACCTAAAGGGCAGCTTCCAGACTACACCTCTCCTGTCGTACTACCTTACTGCAAGACTACAGTAGAAGATTTTTGCATGAAGATTcacaaaaatctcattaaagACTTTAAATA TGCACTGGTCTGGGGTTCATCTGTTAAACACAACCCTCAGAAAGTTGGCAAAGACCATACTCTTGAGGATGAGGATGTCATTCAGATTGTGAAGAAATAA